In the genome of Spea bombifrons isolate aSpeBom1 chromosome 11, aSpeBom1.2.pri, whole genome shotgun sequence, one region contains:
- the LOC128468693 gene encoding loricrin-like, whose translation MSGVKGGRSGQESQQCQQEKGSQGLTQCNDPCQQQQGGHQGFGSGGQQSQDQSSYGGLKSGGNDGQQSKDQGGYGGHKSGGGAGQQCQDKGGYGDLKLGGSGGQQCQDQSSCGGQKSGGNDGQHCQDQSGNKSGGGAGQQSQDKGGYGGLKSGGGDGQCQGQGPYGGQKSDASQGKGHGCKK comes from the exons ATGTCTGGAGTTAAAGGAGGTCGTTCTGGACAGGAGAGCCAGCAGTGCCAGCAGGAAAAGGGTTCTCAGGGCCTGACCCAGTGCAACGACCCCTGCCAACAACAGCAAGGTGGACACCAAGGCT tcGGGAGCGGTGGTCAGCAATCCCAGGACCAAAGCTCCTATGGAGGTCTCAAATCAg GTGGCAATGACGGGCAGCAGTCCAAGGACCAAGGCGGCTATGGTGGCCACAAATCAG GTGGCGGTGCTGGTCAGCAGTGTCAGGATAAAGGCGGCTACGGTGATCTGAAATTAG GTGGCAGCGGTGGCCAGCAGTGTCAGGACCAAAGCTCCTGCGGGGGCCAAAAATCAG GAGGCAATGATGGGCAGCATTGCCAGGACCAGAGTGGCAACAAATCAG GTGGCGGTGCTGGTCAGCAGTCCCAGGATAAAGGTGGCTACGGAGGCCTAAAATCAG GTGGCGGTGATGGGCAATGCCAAGGTCAAGGCCCGTATGGTGGCCAGAAATCAG ATGCCTCTCAAGGGAAAGGCCACGGATGCAAGAAATGA